Proteins encoded within one genomic window of Dyadobacter chenhuakuii:
- a CDS encoding alpha/beta fold hydrolase gives MNVRKRNNVRIFGQGNQAMVFAHGFGCGQNMWRYIWPAFERDYKIVLFDYVGSGNSDVTAYNYERYSNLNGYAQDIIDICRELGLIDCIFVGHSVSSMIGVLASIKKPEYFDRLILIGPSARYIDDQEYAGGFQQQDIEELLETMEKNYIGWANFLGPAIMQNEGRPELGAELTESFCSTDPVIAKQFAQVTFLSDNRRDLPNVTHPTLIMQCSEDIIAPVGVGEFVHSQMGNSAYRLMQATGHCPHLSAPEETVKLMEEFLDL, from the coding sequence ATGAATGTAAGAAAGAGGAATAACGTCAGGATATTTGGCCAGGGTAACCAAGCGATGGTGTTTGCACATGGCTTCGGATGTGGGCAGAACATGTGGCGCTACATCTGGCCCGCATTCGAAAGGGATTACAAAATTGTGCTGTTTGACTATGTTGGAAGCGGTAATTCGGATGTGACCGCGTATAACTACGAACGTTATAGTAACCTGAACGGCTATGCCCAGGATATCATCGATATTTGCCGGGAGCTTGGTTTGATCGACTGCATTTTTGTTGGCCATTCGGTGAGCAGTATGATCGGGGTGCTGGCCTCGATAAAAAAACCTGAATATTTTGACCGTTTGATTTTGATCGGCCCATCCGCCCGGTATATTGACGATCAGGAATATGCCGGTGGTTTTCAGCAGCAAGACATTGAGGAGCTTCTGGAAACGATGGAAAAAAATTACATTGGCTGGGCTAATTTCCTGGGGCCTGCCATCATGCAAAACGAGGGCCGTCCTGAACTAGGTGCCGAGCTAACCGAAAGCTTCTGCTCGACTGACCCGGTTATCGCAAAGCAATTTGCACAAGTCACTTTCTTATCCGACAACAGAAGAGATTTGCCCAATGTGACACACCCGACGCTGATTATGCAGTGTTCAGAAGATATTATTGCGCCTGTGGGGGTAGGAGAGTTTGTGCACTCGCAAATGGGTAACAGTGCTTACCGGCTCATGCAGGCAACAGGACATTGCCCGCACCTGAGCGCGCCGGAAGAGACCGTGAAGCTGATGGAGGAATTTCTGGATTTATAA
- a CDS encoding class I SAM-dependent methyltransferase: MNANKALWEKGDFTRLAATMRESGSALVAKLGIKAGADVLDLGCGDGTTAIPAARLGANVQGVDIARNLVEAGNARARAEGLTNITFREGDAIDLNEIADESFDLVVSVFGAMFAPKPFEVAREMFRVTRPGGKIVMGNWIPGDPTLVAQILKVSSAYTPAPPEGFVSPMLWGVEGNVTERFVAAGALPENISFERETFTFQAPYSPAVFLETFRKYYGPTMNAFEAAEKNGQEENLQQELESLFESQNQSPDRNQTSIPATFLKVTVLR; the protein is encoded by the coding sequence ATGAATGCAAACAAAGCACTTTGGGAAAAAGGGGATTTTACCCGCCTGGCAGCAACGATGCGTGAAAGCGGTTCGGCACTGGTAGCGAAGTTGGGAATTAAGGCCGGCGCCGATGTTCTGGATCTGGGCTGTGGCGACGGCACTACTGCCATACCCGCAGCACGGTTAGGCGCCAATGTTCAGGGCGTGGACATTGCGAGAAACCTCGTGGAAGCCGGCAATGCCCGGGCAAGGGCAGAGGGCCTGACCAATATTACGTTTCGGGAAGGCGATGCCATTGATCTGAACGAGATTGCGGATGAATCGTTTGATCTGGTGGTAAGCGTTTTCGGGGCGATGTTTGCGCCCAAGCCATTTGAAGTGGCAAGAGAAATGTTCCGGGTTACGCGTCCCGGCGGGAAAATAGTCATGGGAAACTGGATACCCGGCGATCCGACGCTGGTTGCGCAGATCCTGAAAGTGAGCTCCGCTTACACGCCGGCGCCGCCGGAGGGGTTCGTCAGCCCGATGCTCTGGGGTGTTGAAGGCAATGTTACGGAGCGTTTCGTCGCAGCAGGCGCATTGCCGGAGAACATTTCATTTGAAAGGGAAACATTTACATTTCAAGCGCCTTATTCACCAGCAGTTTTTCTTGAAACATTCAGAAAATACTACGGCCCGACGATGAACGCCTTCGAAGCTGCGGAAAAAAACGGACAGGAAGAAAATTTGCAGCAGGAGCTGGAAAGCTTGTTCGAAAGCCAGAACCAGAGCCCGGACCGCAACCAGACTTCCATTCCTGCTACTTTCCTGAAAGTCACAGTTCTGCGCTGA
- a CDS encoding serine hydrolase domain-containing protein, with amino-acid sequence MTRFFLPSIWLLATLSLAWIPARAQQPAAPANIEELKNILHTEMEKQHVAGMMLTLVKRDTVLLAAGLGMADYEKKRAVTENVLFRGSSITKLFVAAAVLNLVKQGKLRLDSRLKDIAPNIRFQNKWEEVSPVTIDKLLEHSTGFSDKSPFEEYNFSSRQYTGLEALAVFEKYMSSKWRPGERHAYSGVNYAVLDYVIERVSGKTTNDYVKEEVFAKLGMAHTNLNLTDDDAGLYSRGYIWDGRGFSLVRHQPAFSSGYSSLNINAADAARGLKMFLNGWEQPYGKFLSREFLEDSETPHTYLSARAGLRNTYAYGNESHELDGTLFRGHRGAIGGFLSAFLYNRQLGVGYAFALNTHNEEFYRFADRLISQYLLGNAPKPVPAEVYPLHQKVVDRHAGYYRYANPSQLYSGFFERLTNTIHVRQVGQFLDVSIIGRGQMRWQATDREGRFYKHMNAIHPHIVFLNDGAGNPAISDGTMYFEKISVWQAWIPIILFIVSAVLMISAIGFGVVNAIVLILKKAGRGQWVVRLMPGLAALSVLLSLYSLSQLFEHMKEALPMDGLHTAWTIGNYGFALFMMFTCIQLGLKWKYLRSWPLKIYLCCASGAGVYFIWLLASNHWFF; translated from the coding sequence ATGACCCGTTTTTTTCTGCCGTCTATTTGGCTATTGGCCACGCTTTCACTTGCCTGGATCCCTGCCCGCGCACAGCAACCAGCTGCTCCTGCTAACATTGAAGAGCTTAAAAACATACTCCATACTGAGATGGAAAAGCAGCATGTTGCAGGCATGATGCTGACCCTCGTCAAGCGCGATACTGTGCTGTTAGCTGCCGGCCTCGGAATGGCGGACTACGAAAAGAAGCGGGCTGTAACCGAAAATGTTCTTTTTCGCGGCTCTTCCATCACCAAATTATTCGTCGCCGCCGCTGTCCTGAATCTGGTAAAACAAGGAAAGCTCCGGCTCGATTCCAGGCTCAAAGACATTGCCCCGAACATTCGTTTTCAAAATAAGTGGGAAGAAGTCAGTCCGGTTACAATCGACAAATTATTAGAGCATTCCACGGGTTTCAGCGATAAATCGCCCTTTGAAGAATACAATTTTTCTTCCAGGCAATACACCGGTTTGGAAGCCCTGGCCGTATTTGAAAAATACATGTCCTCCAAATGGAGACCAGGTGAGCGGCATGCTTATTCAGGCGTCAATTATGCTGTTCTTGATTATGTGATCGAACGCGTTTCCGGCAAAACCACAAATGACTATGTAAAAGAAGAGGTTTTTGCCAAACTGGGGATGGCCCACACAAATCTGAATCTGACAGATGACGACGCAGGGTTATATAGCAGAGGATATATATGGGACGGTCGTGGTTTTTCTCTTGTGCGGCATCAGCCTGCTTTCAGCAGTGGTTACAGTTCGCTGAACATCAATGCTGCGGATGCAGCCCGCGGCTTGAAAATGTTTTTGAATGGATGGGAGCAGCCTTATGGGAAGTTTTTGAGCAGAGAGTTTCTGGAAGATTCGGAAACGCCCCATACTTATCTGTCTGCAAGGGCTGGTCTCAGGAATACATATGCGTATGGCAATGAAAGTCACGAATTGGACGGGACATTATTCAGAGGTCACCGGGGCGCAATCGGCGGGTTCCTCTCGGCATTTTTATACAATCGCCAGCTGGGAGTTGGTTACGCATTTGCGCTTAACACGCATAATGAGGAGTTTTACAGGTTTGCAGATAGGCTGATCAGCCAATATTTGCTTGGCAATGCTCCCAAGCCAGTGCCCGCGGAAGTCTATCCATTGCATCAGAAGGTCGTTGATAGGCATGCAGGATATTATCGTTACGCTAATCCCAGCCAGTTATATAGTGGTTTTTTTGAGCGTCTGACCAACACCATTCACGTCAGGCAGGTGGGACAATTTTTGGACGTAAGCATTATCGGCCGTGGACAAATGCGGTGGCAGGCAACGGATAGGGAAGGCAGGTTTTATAAGCATATGAATGCAATCCACCCCCACATTGTTTTTCTGAACGACGGTGCCGGGAATCCCGCGATTTCGGACGGCACGATGTATTTCGAGAAAATTTCCGTCTGGCAGGCATGGATACCCATTATCTTGTTTATTGTCAGCGCCGTGCTAATGATTTCTGCCATCGGCTTTGGTGTGGTGAATGCCATTGTTTTGATCTTGAAGAAAGCGGGAAGAGGGCAATGGGTTGTTCGATTGATGCCAGGGCTTGCCGCACTTTCAGTATTGCTGTCTTTGTATTCACTTTCTCAGCTTTTCGAACACATGAAAGAAGCTTTGCCGATGGACGGCCTTCACACTGCGTGGACGATCGGAAATTATGGTTTTGCTCTTTTCATGATGTTCACCTGCATTCAGCTTGGACTGAAATGGAAATATTTACGAAGCTGGCCGCTCAAAATTTACTTATGCTGCGCTTCCGGTGCCGGAGTATACTTCATATGGCTCCTGGCAAGTAATCACTGGTTTTTCTGA